The Lentzea guizhouensis genome contains a region encoding:
- a CDS encoding DUF3159 domain-containing protein, which produces MTDVRQESLASLLGGRGGALDASLPPLAFVAGWLLWGHSIGAGAIAAVVCGVVIGVVRFVRGQKPRAVVFSVLLVVAAALIALYTGRVEDFFLIQLLSNVASALAWAGSIAVRWPLLGVVVGTLLGQKTRWRRDPALLRAYSIASWPWVGQYVLRVAVFTPLWLDAQVFWLATLRAALSWPLQIVCILVSGWVLRKALPSGHPGFRHPQVPESAS; this is translated from the coding sequence ATGACCGACGTGCGCCAGGAGTCGCTCGCATCACTGCTCGGAGGCCGAGGCGGCGCCCTCGACGCCTCCCTGCCCCCGCTGGCGTTCGTGGCGGGCTGGCTGCTCTGGGGTCACTCGATCGGCGCAGGCGCCATCGCCGCCGTGGTCTGCGGCGTCGTGATCGGCGTGGTGCGCTTCGTCCGAGGCCAAAAACCGCGCGCCGTCGTCTTCTCGGTCCTGCTGGTCGTGGCGGCGGCATTGATCGCCCTGTACACGGGCCGCGTCGAGGACTTCTTCCTCATCCAGCTGCTGTCGAACGTCGCGTCGGCGCTGGCGTGGGCGGGCTCGATCGCGGTGCGCTGGCCGTTGCTCGGTGTCGTCGTCGGGACCTTGCTCGGGCAGAAGACGCGTTGGCGCCGTGACCCCGCTTTGTTGCGTGCGTACTCCATCGCGTCGTGGCCGTGGGTTGGGCAGTACGTGCTGCGCGTGGCGGTCTTTACGCCGTTGTGGCTCGATGCTCAGGTGTTTTGGCTGGCCACGCTGCGTGCGGCGTTGTCGTGGCCGTTGCAGATCGTCTGCATCCTGGTGTCGGGGTGGGTGCTGCGGAAGGCGCTGCCTTCGGGGCATCCGGGGTTCCGGCATCCGCAGGTGCCGGAGTCTGCCTCTTAG
- a CDS encoding sugar ABC transporter ATP-binding protein produces the protein MTELAATARGVTKRFGRTLALDDVGIEVRAGESHALVGRNGAGKSTLVSVLTGMQVPDTGEVSFFGEPAPPVADRAAWRRQVACVYQKSTVVPELSVAENLFINRQDLGGGLISWKKLRQQASELLETYDVAVRPDALVSTLTVEQRQLVEIARALSIGSRFVILDEPTAQLDGPAIERLFDRMRSLQDKGVTFLFISHHLQEVYEVCQTVTVYRDARHVVTAPVAEMSKPDLIEAMTGEAGGLNVPSGDDRPSSADEVLTVSSLSGDHFADISLTATRGEVIGLAGSASSGKHEFAETVYGLRRPSAGSVAVEGSVVRGGDVPAALKAGIGCVPRDRHHQGLVLDLSIAENATMSTAGAFVWPGAQRSAGSTAIASYDVKAAGPDQPVSDLSGGNQQKVVMARALAGDPSVLVLINPTAGVDVKSKEALLGVVDAQARRGKAAIVVSDELDDLRVCDRVLVLFHGRVVREFGRGWRDQELISAIEGMSTE, from the coding sequence ATGACCGAGCTCGCAGCCACCGCGCGTGGCGTGACCAAGCGGTTCGGGCGCACACTCGCGCTGGACGACGTGGGCATCGAGGTCCGCGCCGGTGAGTCGCACGCGCTCGTCGGCCGCAACGGTGCGGGCAAGTCGACGCTGGTGTCGGTGCTGACCGGTATGCAGGTGCCGGACACGGGCGAGGTCTCCTTCTTCGGCGAGCCCGCACCGCCCGTCGCCGACCGGGCGGCGTGGCGGCGTCAGGTCGCGTGCGTGTACCAGAAGTCGACGGTCGTGCCGGAGCTGTCGGTCGCCGAGAACCTGTTCATCAACCGGCAGGACCTCGGCGGCGGGCTGATCAGCTGGAAGAAGCTGCGTCAGCAGGCCTCGGAACTGCTGGAGACCTACGACGTGGCGGTGCGGCCGGACGCCTTGGTGTCCACGCTGACCGTCGAGCAGCGGCAGCTCGTCGAGATCGCCAGGGCGTTGTCGATCGGCTCGCGGTTCGTGATCCTCGACGAGCCGACCGCGCAGCTCGACGGCCCGGCGATCGAGCGGCTGTTCGACCGGATGAGGTCGTTGCAGGACAAGGGGGTGACGTTCCTGTTCATCTCCCACCACCTGCAGGAGGTCTACGAGGTCTGCCAGACGGTGACGGTCTACCGCGACGCGCGGCACGTCGTCACCGCGCCGGTCGCGGAGATGTCGAAGCCCGACCTGATCGAGGCGATGACCGGCGAGGCGGGCGGCCTGAACGTGCCGAGCGGCGACGATCGGCCTTCCTCGGCGGACGAGGTGCTGACCGTGTCCTCGTTGAGCGGCGACCACTTCGCGGACATCTCGCTGACGGCGACGCGCGGTGAGGTCATCGGCCTCGCGGGCAGCGCGTCGTCCGGCAAGCACGAGTTCGCCGAGACGGTCTACGGGCTGCGCAGGCCTTCTGCCGGTTCTGTCGCGGTGGAGGGTTCGGTGGTGCGCGGCGGTGACGTGCCGGCCGCGTTGAAGGCCGGAATCGGCTGTGTGCCGCGGGATCGGCACCACCAGGGGCTCGTGCTGGACCTGTCGATCGCCGAGAACGCGACGATGAGCACGGCCGGTGCGTTCGTCTGGCCCGGTGCGCAGCGTTCGGCCGGTTCGACCGCGATCGCGTCCTACGACGTCAAGGCCGCCGGGCCGGACCAGCCGGTGTCGGACCTGTCCGGCGGCAACCAGCAGAAGGTCGTGATGGCGCGCGCTCTCGCCGGCGACCCGTCGGTGCTGGTGCTGATCAACCCGACCGCGGGTGTCGACGTGAAGTCCAAGGAGGCGCTGCTCGGGGTCGTCGACGCGCAGGCACGCCGGGGCAAGGCCGCGATCGTCGTCTCGGACGAGCTCGACGACCTGCGGGTCTGCGACCGCGTGCTGGTGCTGTTCCACGGCCGGGTCGTGCGGGAGTTCGGCCGCGGCTGGCGTGACCAGGAACTGATCTCCGCGATTGAAGGAATGAGCACGGAATGA
- a CDS encoding S8 family peptidase yields the protein MNLAVASLLAGALLAPAGAPERVTVFVELTSAPAVEMRDASQARSARDRTSEHVSRVVSRSGGREVARTSNAVPGVVLAVGKGRLPALARMPEVRAVHRMVPKKPSNASAVRLTRAAAAWRSLGRFGDGVRIGVIDTGIDYRHADFGGGTFPTAKVVGGFDFAGDAYTGGESLPEPDADPVDCGGHGTHVAGTAAGFGVNADGSTYRGSYSAVDLDSMKIGPGAAPRALLYALKVFGCKGSTELTAKALDWALDPNGDGDFADKLDVVNLSLGSDFGAPDDPDSLFVRKLVEHGVVVVAAAGNGGDLYDVSGSPANTPEAISVANSRDAFSMLDGVEVAGQRWPGQYSVGYKDPVDLTLPVVRLRSGVDGCQPISEPLAGKIVWLEWDDVDATRACGSGARTDNAWKAGAAGVLLPTTLPVFAAAIAGNAHIPAFQLTAAASSALRPALEAGTLSVRMASSLQRAVPSVTPEIEDTITPSSSRSRSAISVAAPGDTIFSAASGTASDGVSLGGTSMASPHVAGIAALLRETHPQWTVAEIKAALVNTASGVVRSASGVREAPMRVGSGRVDALAALSADVLVLGDASFGTVEADGPVLATRTLRVVNKGAVTVPLRVAYEPVTALPGVTFSVTPNVVVPAGGSVPVQVRLRISDPAALRKVADPTVSLADGRQFLAEASGLVRFTGARSLQVPVYAAPKPVSRLSVSSGQVVGRGTGGDFAARMTVLQLGAESPRLPACGGDVQDGCAVNRTARGGDLRYVGATATSELLAFGVATWDTWQNLGNVVRPRVRFTVGGKEFVTEAVKPEDAAGNVTADVWLARTTAVATDEVVDEQPLNGFPGSVDTNVFDSDVVVLPVSRAVLPAGPVTYTVGVESRYTAPADPDELVDVAPAAVFSYEVVVPSLSTVVRPGDQVPPGSLLFFHHNATGDRALTR from the coding sequence ATGAACTTGGCTGTCGCCTCGCTCCTGGCGGGCGCACTGCTGGCACCGGCGGGGGCACCGGAGCGTGTAACCGTTTTCGTGGAGCTGACCTCGGCTCCCGCGGTGGAGATGCGGGACGCTTCTCAGGCGCGTTCCGCGCGTGACCGGACCTCGGAGCACGTCTCCCGGGTCGTGTCGCGGTCCGGCGGACGCGAGGTTGCCCGAACGTCCAACGCGGTACCCGGCGTCGTGCTCGCGGTCGGCAAGGGCCGGCTGCCGGCGTTGGCGCGGATGCCCGAGGTGCGCGCGGTGCACCGGATGGTCCCCAAGAAGCCGTCGAACGCCTCCGCCGTCCGGCTCACCCGCGCCGCCGCCGCGTGGAGGTCGCTCGGGCGGTTCGGCGACGGCGTGCGGATCGGTGTGATCGACACCGGCATCGACTACCGCCACGCGGACTTCGGCGGCGGCACGTTCCCGACCGCCAAGGTGGTCGGCGGGTTCGACTTCGCCGGTGACGCGTACACCGGCGGCGAGTCGCTGCCGGAGCCGGACGCGGACCCGGTGGACTGCGGTGGCCACGGCACGCACGTGGCCGGGACCGCGGCGGGGTTCGGGGTGAACGCCGACGGCTCGACCTACCGCGGGTCGTACTCGGCGGTGGACCTCGACTCGATGAAGATCGGCCCCGGCGCGGCTCCCCGAGCGTTGCTGTACGCGCTGAAGGTGTTCGGCTGCAAGGGGTCGACGGAACTGACCGCGAAAGCGCTGGACTGGGCGCTCGACCCCAACGGCGACGGCGACTTCGCGGACAAGCTCGACGTGGTGAACCTGTCGCTGGGCAGCGACTTCGGGGCACCGGACGACCCCGACTCGCTGTTCGTGCGCAAGCTGGTCGAGCACGGCGTGGTCGTGGTCGCGGCGGCGGGCAACGGCGGTGACCTCTACGACGTGTCCGGGTCGCCGGCCAACACTCCAGAGGCGATCTCGGTGGCGAACAGCCGGGACGCGTTCTCGATGCTCGACGGCGTCGAGGTGGCCGGGCAGCGGTGGCCGGGGCAGTACAGCGTCGGCTACAAGGACCCGGTCGACCTGACGCTGCCGGTGGTGCGGCTGAGGTCCGGTGTGGACGGTTGTCAGCCGATCTCGGAGCCGCTCGCCGGGAAGATCGTCTGGCTGGAGTGGGACGACGTCGACGCCACACGGGCCTGCGGTTCGGGCGCGCGCACGGACAACGCGTGGAAGGCCGGGGCGGCCGGGGTGCTGCTGCCGACGACGTTGCCGGTGTTCGCGGCGGCGATCGCGGGCAACGCGCACATCCCGGCGTTCCAGCTCACGGCGGCGGCGTCGAGCGCGTTGCGACCGGCGTTGGAGGCCGGGACGTTGTCGGTGCGGATGGCGTCCTCGTTGCAGCGGGCGGTGCCGTCGGTGACGCCGGAGATCGAGGACACGATCACGCCGTCGTCGTCGCGGTCGCGGTCGGCGATCTCGGTGGCCGCACCCGGTGACACGATCTTCTCGGCGGCGTCCGGCACGGCGTCCGACGGGGTGTCGCTGGGGGGCACGTCGATGGCGTCGCCGCACGTGGCGGGCATCGCGGCACTGTTGCGCGAGACGCATCCACAGTGGACGGTCGCCGAGATCAAGGCGGCACTGGTGAACACGGCGTCCGGGGTGGTCCGGTCCGCTTCCGGAGTGCGCGAGGCGCCGATGCGGGTCGGCTCGGGGCGGGTCGACGCGCTCGCGGCGCTGTCCGCGGACGTGCTGGTGCTGGGCGACGCGTCGTTCGGCACGGTCGAGGCGGACGGCCCGGTGCTGGCCACGCGGACGTTGCGGGTGGTCAACAAGGGTGCCGTGACCGTGCCGCTGCGGGTCGCGTACGAACCGGTCACCGCTTTGCCGGGGGTGACGTTCTCGGTGACGCCGAACGTGGTCGTGCCGGCCGGTGGTTCGGTGCCCGTGCAGGTGCGGTTGCGGATCTCCGACCCGGCGGCGCTGCGGAAGGTCGCGGACCCGACCGTGTCGCTGGCGGACGGGCGGCAGTTCCTGGCCGAGGCGTCGGGCCTGGTGAGGTTCACCGGCGCCCGGTCGCTGCAGGTACCGGTCTACGCCGCGCCGAAGCCGGTGTCGCGGCTGTCGGTGTCGTCGGGGCAGGTCGTCGGCCGCGGCACCGGCGGCGACTTCGCGGCGCGGATGACGGTGCTGCAACTGGGCGCGGAGTCCCCGCGACTGCCCGCCTGCGGTGGTGACGTGCAGGACGGCTGCGCGGTGAACCGGACGGCACGCGGCGGTGACCTGCGTTATGTGGGTGCGACGGCGACCTCGGAGCTGCTGGCGTTCGGGGTGGCGACCTGGGACACGTGGCAGAACCTGGGCAACGTGGTGCGGCCGCGGGTGCGGTTCACCGTCGGTGGCAAGGAGTTCGTGACCGAGGCGGTGAAGCCGGAGGACGCGGCCGGCAACGTGACGGCCGACGTGTGGCTGGCGCGGACCACTGCTGTGGCGACCGACGAGGTCGTGGACGAGCAGCCGTTGAACGGTTTTCCGGGCTCCGTGGACACCAACGTGTTCGACAGTGACGTGGTGGTGCTGCCGGTGTCGCGTGCCGTCCTGCCCGCGGGCCCGGTCACCTACACCGTCGGCGTGGAGAGCCGCTACACCGCGCCGGCCGATCCCGACGAGCTGGTCGACGTGGCCCCTGCCGCCGTGTTCTCCTACGAGGTCGTGGTCCCGTCACTGTCCACTGTGGTCCGTCCGGGTGATCAGGTCCCTCCCGGCTCGCTGCTGTTCTTCCACCACAACGCAACGGGTGACCGTGCGCTGACCAGGTGA
- a CDS encoding SDR family NAD(P)-dependent oxidoreductase translates to MTDFEGLVAVVTGGASGIGLATATLLSSRGATAVALDLHPDVPDPLVGIRADVSDDASVQAAVDEVVQRFGRLDVVVNNAGIGAQGDISANSDEEWLKVLNVNVLGITRVSRAALPHLRRSPAAAIVNTGSIAAWAGLPQRALYSATKGAVHALTLAMAADHVREGIRVNAVAPGTADTPWVGRLLDSAPDPAAERAALNARQPHGRLVSADEVAGAIAYLASPLSGSTAGTVLAVDGGMHGLRLRPQQS, encoded by the coding sequence GTGACGGACTTCGAGGGACTCGTCGCCGTCGTCACGGGCGGTGCGTCCGGCATCGGCCTGGCCACCGCGACCCTGCTGAGCAGCAGGGGAGCGACCGCCGTCGCGCTGGACCTGCACCCGGACGTGCCGGACCCGCTCGTCGGCATCCGCGCGGACGTGTCCGACGACGCGAGCGTCCAGGCCGCGGTCGACGAGGTCGTGCAGCGGTTCGGCCGGCTCGACGTGGTCGTGAACAACGCGGGCATCGGCGCGCAGGGCGACATCAGCGCCAACTCCGACGAGGAGTGGCTGAAGGTCCTGAACGTCAACGTCCTCGGCATCACCCGCGTCAGCAGGGCCGCCCTGCCGCACCTGCGGAGGTCACCGGCCGCGGCGATCGTCAACACCGGCTCGATCGCGGCGTGGGCCGGGCTCCCGCAGCGCGCGCTCTACTCGGCCACCAAGGGCGCGGTGCACGCGCTGACGCTCGCGATGGCCGCCGACCACGTCCGCGAGGGCATTCGCGTCAACGCGGTCGCACCCGGCACGGCCGACACCCCCTGGGTGGGCCGCCTGCTCGACTCGGCACCGGACCCGGCCGCCGAACGAGCCGCGTTGAACGCACGCCAGCCGCACGGCCGGCTGGTCTCCGCCGACGAGGTCGCGGGAGCCATCGCCTACCTGGCGAGCCCGCTGTCGGGTTCCACCGCCGGCACGGTCCTCGCCGTCGACGGTGGCATGCACGGCCTGCGCTTGCGTCCCCAGCAGTCATGA
- a CDS encoding sugar ABC transporter substrate-binding protein, whose protein sequence is MKRRNLTAAVCLALAGALTLTACGGGAAGTGAGGVGPIGADHPRADTDFWNSYIKYFPDKAKDLGINLLNPTNSQNKVENLVANAQSLQSQGAKAIIMAPQDTGAIASTLDRLDKAKIPVVTVDTRPDKGKTYMVVRADNKAYGEKACKFLGEKLGGKGKVVEFQGALASVNGRDRSEAFAACMKKDYPGITVFEEPTDWEGAKASAALQTRLNQHPDINGIYMQAGGAFLTPTLQVLRQKNLIVPPTDPKHIFIVSNDGIPQELEAIRKGEIDATVSQPADLYAQWALFYAKAAVEGKTFQPGKTDHDSTIVDTGGGRLEDQLAAPLITKENVDDKAFWGNQIGK, encoded by the coding sequence ATGAAGCGTCGCAACCTCACCGCCGCGGTGTGCCTCGCGCTCGCCGGTGCTCTGACACTCACCGCCTGTGGTGGTGGAGCGGCAGGAACCGGAGCCGGTGGCGTCGGCCCGATCGGCGCCGACCACCCGCGCGCCGACACCGACTTCTGGAACTCCTACATCAAGTACTTCCCGGACAAGGCCAAGGACCTCGGGATCAACCTGCTGAACCCCACCAACTCGCAGAACAAGGTCGAGAACCTGGTCGCCAACGCCCAGTCGCTGCAGTCGCAGGGCGCCAAGGCGATCATCATGGCGCCGCAGGACACCGGTGCCATCGCGTCCACCCTGGACCGGTTGGACAAGGCGAAGATCCCGGTCGTCACCGTCGACACCCGCCCGGACAAGGGCAAGACCTACATGGTCGTGCGCGCGGACAACAAGGCCTACGGCGAGAAGGCCTGCAAGTTCCTCGGTGAGAAGCTGGGCGGCAAGGGCAAGGTTGTCGAGTTCCAGGGCGCGCTGGCGTCGGTCAACGGCCGCGACCGGTCCGAGGCGTTCGCCGCCTGCATGAAGAAGGACTACCCCGGCATCACGGTCTTCGAGGAGCCGACGGACTGGGAGGGCGCGAAGGCGTCCGCCGCCCTGCAGACCCGGCTGAACCAGCACCCGGACATCAACGGCATCTACATGCAGGCCGGTGGCGCGTTCCTCACGCCGACGCTGCAGGTGTTGCGGCAGAAGAACCTCATCGTCCCGCCGACGGACCCCAAGCACATCTTCATCGTCTCCAACGACGGCATCCCGCAGGAGCTGGAGGCGATCCGCAAGGGCGAGATCGACGCGACGGTCTCACAGCCTGCCGACCTCTACGCGCAGTGGGCGCTCTTCTACGCCAAGGCCGCGGTCGAGGGCAAGACGTTCCAGCCGGGCAAGACCGACCACGACTCGACGATCGTCGACACCGGCGGCGGCCGGCTGGAGGACCAGCTCGCGGCGCCGCTGATCACCAAGGAGAACGTCGACGACAAGGCCTTCTGGGGCAACCAGATCGGCAAATGA
- a CDS encoding fumarylacetoacetate hydrolase family protein, with product MQLLRLGPVGDERPAVRTGDGTTHDLLPITPDIDGAFLANDGVNRVRAALDAGELDVLNADEMRVGPPLAHPGKVICIGLNYRDHAEETGADIPAEPVVFLKTPDTIVGPYDEVLVPRRSVKTDWEVELGVVIGRTARYLESEADALACVGAYVLSHDVSEREFQIERGGTWDKGKNCETFNPLGPFLVPADEIADPQDLEMRLWVNGELKQNSTTKNMIFPIAEVVRYLSQFLVLRPGDVINTGTPAGVALGQPEPKPYLRAGDVVELEIEGLGKQRQTLGQA from the coding sequence GTGCAGCTTCTGCGCCTCGGGCCGGTCGGCGATGAACGTCCAGCGGTGAGGACCGGCGACGGGACCACTCACGACCTCCTGCCGATCACCCCGGACATCGACGGCGCGTTCCTCGCGAACGACGGCGTCAACCGCGTCCGCGCCGCCCTCGACGCCGGTGAGCTCGACGTCCTGAACGCCGACGAGATGCGCGTCGGACCGCCGCTCGCGCATCCGGGCAAGGTCATCTGCATCGGCCTCAACTACCGCGACCACGCGGAGGAGACCGGCGCCGACATCCCCGCCGAGCCGGTCGTGTTCCTCAAAACGCCCGACACGATCGTCGGCCCGTACGACGAGGTGCTCGTGCCCCGCCGGTCGGTCAAGACCGACTGGGAGGTCGAGCTCGGCGTCGTCATCGGGCGCACCGCCCGTTACCTGGAGTCCGAAGCGGACGCTCTGGCCTGCGTCGGCGCGTACGTGCTCTCGCACGACGTCTCGGAGCGGGAGTTCCAGATCGAGCGCGGTGGCACCTGGGACAAGGGCAAGAACTGCGAGACGTTCAACCCGCTCGGTCCCTTCCTCGTGCCCGCAGACGAGATCGCCGACCCGCAGGACCTCGAGATGCGGCTCTGGGTGAACGGCGAGCTGAAGCAGAACTCCACCACCAAGAACATGATCTTCCCGATCGCGGAGGTCGTGCGCTACCTCAGCCAGTTCCTCGTCCTTCGTCCGGGTGACGTCATCAACACAGGTACACCCGCTGGGGTGGCGCTCGGCCAGCCGGAGCCCAAGCCGTACCTGCGCGCGGGCGACGTCGTCGAGCTGGAGATCGAGGGTCTCGGCAAGCAGCGCCAGACCCTCGGGCAGGCCTGA
- a CDS encoding enolase C-terminal domain-like protein has product MPKITALDVLDIRFPTSRELDGSDAMNPDPDYSAAYVVLRTDDGPEGHGLAFTIGRGNDVQAAAITALAPHVVGKDVPQDAKALAELYFELIGDSQIRWLGPEKGVAHMAIGAVVNAAWDLAARRAGLPVWRFLAQLTPEELVSLVDFRYLSDALTPDEALQILRQAEHGKTERVDTIARDGYPAYTTSPGWLGYSDEKLATLARQALADGFDMIKLKVGGSLDDDVRRMKLAREVVGDEVRVAVDANQRWDVDIAVRWMKELAPYDPYWIEEPTSPDDVLAHRAIADALAPIRVATGEHVQNRVVFKQLLQAGAVDVLQLDACRVAGVNENIAILLLARKFDVPVCPHAGGVGLCELVRHLSFFDYVAVSGEVGERVIEWVDHLHEHFLDPAVVVNGRYLAPTEPGFSAQLKDETLTDYVYPGGPVWTELEGGR; this is encoded by the coding sequence ATGCCGAAGATCACCGCACTGGACGTGCTGGACATCCGGTTCCCCACCTCGCGCGAGCTCGACGGCTCCGACGCGATGAACCCGGACCCGGACTACAGCGCCGCCTACGTCGTGCTCCGCACCGACGACGGACCGGAGGGCCACGGCCTCGCTTTCACCATCGGCCGCGGCAACGACGTGCAGGCCGCCGCGATCACGGCGCTGGCCCCGCACGTCGTCGGCAAGGACGTGCCGCAGGACGCGAAAGCGCTGGCAGAGCTGTACTTCGAGCTGATCGGCGACTCGCAGATCCGCTGGCTGGGCCCGGAGAAGGGCGTGGCGCACATGGCGATCGGCGCGGTGGTCAACGCCGCGTGGGACCTCGCCGCCCGCCGCGCCGGGCTGCCGGTCTGGCGGTTCCTCGCCCAGCTCACGCCGGAGGAGCTCGTCAGCCTCGTCGACTTCCGCTACCTGTCCGACGCGCTGACGCCCGACGAGGCGCTGCAGATCCTGCGCCAGGCCGAGCACGGCAAGACCGAACGCGTGGACACCATCGCGCGCGACGGGTATCCGGCCTACACGACGTCACCCGGCTGGCTCGGCTACTCCGACGAGAAGCTCGCCACGCTGGCCCGCCAGGCCCTCGCCGACGGCTTCGACATGATCAAGCTCAAGGTCGGCGGCAGCCTCGACGACGACGTGCGCAGGATGAAGCTCGCCCGCGAGGTCGTCGGTGACGAGGTGCGGGTCGCGGTGGACGCGAACCAGCGCTGGGACGTCGACATCGCCGTGCGGTGGATGAAGGAGCTGGCACCGTACGACCCGTACTGGATCGAGGAACCCACCTCGCCGGACGACGTGCTGGCCCACCGCGCGATCGCGGACGCGCTGGCCCCGATCAGGGTCGCCACCGGTGAGCACGTGCAGAACCGGGTGGTGTTCAAGCAGCTCCTGCAGGCGGGCGCGGTCGACGTGCTGCAGCTCGACGCGTGCCGGGTCGCGGGCGTCAACGAGAACATCGCGATCCTGTTGCTGGCCCGCAAGTTCGACGTCCCGGTGTGCCCGCACGCCGGCGGGGTCGGGCTGTGCGAGCTGGTCCGGCACCTGTCGTTCTTCGACTACGTCGCGGTCTCCGGCGAGGTCGGCGAACGCGTGATCGAGTGGGTCGACCACCTGCACGAGCACTTCCTCGACCCCGCCGTCGTCGTGAACGGCCGCTACCTCGCCCCGACCGAGCCGGGTTTCTCCGCCCAGCTCAAGGACGAGACGCTGACCGACTACGTCTACCCGGGAGGTCCGGTGTGGACGGAGCTGGAGGGCGGGAGGTGA
- a CDS encoding N-acetylglucosamine kinase — protein MDLVVGLDAGGTSTRALVLDLDGARLGQGLAGGANPNSHPPSVAAAHIGEALKEALDGLDSRRVRSGVLGMAGASRMSDPSVLALFQEAWERAGLHCPMRVVTDCEAAFATGTSSSDGTVLVAGTGSIAGRIVDHRMVGQSGGYGWLIGDDGSAFWLGREAVRATLRLLDLDAPLEGLATAVLTTAGVRGRGALVNAVNSSPPIALARFAPLVSAAYHHGDPAALSIVASAARLLADTASAVRTPDDTSPIVLVGSLIKTPVGVHLKQELVGRWGAQVIMATEGAAGAAWLAAVDVLGPSAPRPV, from the coding sequence ATGGATCTGGTGGTCGGACTGGACGCCGGTGGCACGTCCACCAGGGCTTTGGTGCTCGATCTCGACGGCGCCCGGCTGGGCCAGGGCCTCGCCGGCGGCGCCAACCCCAACTCCCACCCGCCGTCAGTCGCCGCCGCCCACATCGGCGAGGCGTTGAAGGAGGCCCTGGACGGCCTCGACTCCCGCCGCGTCCGCTCCGGCGTTCTCGGCATGGCGGGCGCCTCCCGGATGTCCGATCCTTCCGTGCTGGCGCTCTTCCAGGAGGCCTGGGAACGCGCGGGCCTGCACTGCCCGATGCGGGTGGTCACCGACTGCGAGGCCGCTTTCGCCACCGGCACGTCTTCTTCTGATGGCACTGTGCTGGTGGCCGGCACGGGTTCCATCGCCGGGCGGATCGTCGACCACCGCATGGTCGGCCAGTCCGGTGGGTACGGGTGGCTGATCGGCGACGACGGGTCGGCGTTCTGGCTGGGCCGGGAGGCGGTGCGGGCGACCTTGCGGCTGCTCGACCTGGACGCGCCGCTGGAGGGGCTGGCGACCGCGGTGCTGACGACGGCGGGGGTGCGCGGGCGCGGTGCGTTGGTCAACGCGGTGAACTCTTCGCCGCCGATCGCCCTGGCCCGGTTCGCTCCGCTGGTGTCCGCTGCCTATCACCACGGGGATCCGGCGGCGTTGTCGATCGTGGCTTCGGCCGCGCGGTTGCTGGCGGACACGGCTTCAGCGGTGCGGACGCCGGACGACACGTCGCCGATCGTGCTGGTGGGGTCGTTGATCAAGACACCGGTCGGGGTGCACCTGAAGCAGGAGCTGGTGGGGCGGTGGGGGGCGCAGGTGATCATGGCGACGGAAGGGGCGGCGGGGGCGGCCTGGCTGGCGGCGGTGGACGTGCTGGGACCGTCGGCGCCGCGACCGGTTTAG